A single Roseinatronobacter monicus DNA region contains:
- a CDS encoding LysR family transcriptional regulator, with amino-acid sequence MDWDKLRIFHAVADAGSLTHAGETLKLSQSAVSRQIRALEEGLDSILFHRHARGLILTEQGELLFEATKAMSRTLESAAARIRDAEDEVYGELRVTTTTGFGTLFLAPRLPSLYAQYPELKIDLMLEERVLDLPMREADVAIRMKEPSQADLIRKRLMTVNMRLYASAEYLRSNGTPTTLDDLADFRLISQNITSAQVSVGAQLIRELTARPLRSSFTVNNYFGVLQAVLNHLGIGVLPDYVSEDFPELVHVLPEVASGDIPVFLAYPEELRHSRRISAFRDFVVEEIVAYRRARQS; translated from the coding sequence ATGGACTGGGACAAGCTTAGAATATTTCACGCGGTTGCCGATGCAGGCAGCCTGACCCATGCTGGTGAAACACTTAAACTGTCGCAATCCGCTGTCAGCCGGCAAATTCGCGCGCTGGAAGAGGGGCTTGATTCGATTCTGTTCCACCGTCACGCGCGCGGGCTGATCCTGACAGAACAGGGCGAATTGCTGTTTGAGGCGACCAAAGCAATGAGCCGCACGCTTGAATCAGCCGCCGCGCGCATCCGCGATGCCGAAGACGAAGTGTATGGAGAGTTGCGCGTCACCACGACGACCGGCTTTGGCACGTTGTTTCTGGCCCCGCGCCTGCCCTCGCTCTATGCGCAATATCCTGAACTGAAGATTGACCTGATGCTGGAAGAGCGCGTGCTCGACCTGCCGATGCGCGAGGCCGATGTGGCCATCCGCATGAAGGAACCCAGTCAGGCCGACCTGATCCGCAAACGCCTGATGACGGTAAACATGCGCCTTTATGCGTCGGCAGAATATTTGCGATCGAACGGCACACCGACGACGCTGGATGATCTGGCCGATTTCCGTCTGATTTCGCAAAACATCACATCGGCGCAGGTCAGTGTCGGCGCGCAACTTATCCGAGAGTTGACGGCGCGCCCGTTGCGCTCCAGTTTCACAGTGAACAATTACTTCGGTGTGCTGCAAGCCGTGCTGAACCATCTGGGGATCGGCGTGCTGCCTGATTACGTGTCCGAGGATTTCCCCGAACTGGTCCATGTCTTGCCTGAAGTGGCGAGCGGGGACATTCCGGTGTTTCTGGCCTATCCTGAAGAGCTGCGCCATTCGCGCAGGATCAGTGCGTTTCGGGATTTTGTCGTCGAGGAAATCGTGGCCTATCGGCGCGCACGGCAATCGTGA